The following coding sequences lie in one Peribacillus frigoritolerans genomic window:
- a CDS encoding DUF4064 domain-containing protein, translating into MKRTWEYVLSIIGVSIAAIFLIVTIITAVYLNSIDLKEMVDYSLMSDSQEFSSSEIDMSVKFFMGLLWAGIISLFIALSGGLIAIFLLKGGKVKGAGILLIITGIVTIFHVWPLIFFIVPGIMCLVRKPRETVEVIE; encoded by the coding sequence ATGAAACGGACATGGGAATACGTATTAAGTATCATAGGCGTGAGCATCGCTGCAATTTTTTTAATCGTGACGATCATAACGGCCGTTTATCTCAACAGTATCGATTTGAAAGAAATGGTGGACTACTCATTAATGTCAGATTCTCAGGAGTTTTCTTCATCTGAGATAGATATGTCAGTCAAATTTTTCATGGGCTTATTATGGGCTGGGATCATATCGCTGTTCATTGCCTTGTCAGGCGGTTTGATCGCTATCTTTCTATTAAAAGGCGGCAAAGTGAAGGGAGCCGGAATCTTATTGATCATTACGGGCATTGTGACGATCTTTCATGTTTGGCCGCTTATCTTCTTCATCGTACCGGGTATCATGTGCCTTGTAAGGAAGCCGAGGGAAACGGTGGAAGTGATTGAATGA
- a CDS encoding immunoglobulin-like domain-containing protein codes for MKIPLMKIGALTCLTLGLFNGQALAESGITNACSSFGEIQSNENPSHKQINCLLTNAAIEAEIPPEVVKAVATQENGDWRQFNEDGKPIKSDDGGIGLMQLTNKTGYDQKKLENDIVYNIEAGVEVLNGMYSRRDLPKIKGAGRRVIENWYFPVMAYNGTKPENSPLYQENGERNANAYQEEVFAEIEKQSYLTDTKLAKYPFKTSDFQYDRTSTENIIFKNLEYTLTDQTHDSVYWFKAGDKVVTSSSANIRKEISNTEGALRVPPNTSLIITGNFEYHESKGNKFVFYPVQTEDKSIKGYVSSAYISNRPSIVKDTNKPVISGAAGKSIPFNSTFNPKTGIKAKDDKDGDLTSAIRVEGKVDTKKVGAYNLTYTVADKAGNVAKVTRKITVYDQVKPVISGAGNKTIKLNSSFNPKTNVSAKDNADGNLTSKIKVTGTVNTKKKGTYTLKYTVTDSSKNAATVTRKITIDGTKPVISGANSKTVGYYSTFNPKSGVSAKDNLDGNMTSKIKVTGTVNTKKKGTYTLKYTITDSSKNTATVTRKITVDGTKPVISGAKSKTIAYNSTFNPKSGVSAKDNLDGSLTSKIKITGTVNTKKKGTYTLTYTVTDKSKNKAEVKRKITVK; via the coding sequence ATGAAGATACCTTTAATGAAGATTGGAGCACTGACCTGTTTAACACTTGGTTTGTTCAATGGACAGGCTTTAGCGGAGTCTGGAATAACCAATGCGTGTTCATCATTCGGTGAGATTCAATCCAATGAAAATCCTTCCCATAAGCAGATCAACTGCTTACTGACGAATGCGGCAATAGAGGCCGAAATCCCCCCTGAAGTGGTAAAAGCGGTGGCTACGCAGGAAAACGGGGATTGGAGGCAATTTAATGAGGACGGTAAACCGATTAAATCCGACGATGGCGGCATCGGTCTAATGCAGCTTACCAATAAAACTGGATATGACCAGAAAAAGCTGGAAAATGATATAGTCTACAATATCGAGGCAGGCGTCGAGGTCCTGAATGGCATGTATTCAAGAAGGGATTTGCCTAAGATCAAAGGTGCAGGACGCAGGGTCATCGAAAATTGGTATTTCCCTGTCATGGCTTACAATGGGACAAAACCGGAGAACAGTCCTCTTTACCAGGAAAACGGGGAAAGAAATGCAAATGCCTACCAAGAGGAAGTTTTTGCTGAGATAGAAAAACAAAGTTATTTAACTGATACAAAACTGGCAAAATATCCATTCAAAACTTCGGACTTTCAATATGATCGGACTAGCACTGAAAATATCATCTTTAAAAATCTTGAATACACGCTGACAGATCAAACGCATGACTCTGTTTATTGGTTCAAGGCAGGTGACAAAGTGGTGACATCATCAAGCGCGAATATCAGGAAAGAAATAAGCAATACGGAAGGCGCATTACGTGTGCCACCCAATACAAGCTTGATCATTACAGGGAATTTTGAATATCACGAATCTAAGGGAAATAAATTTGTCTTTTACCCCGTACAAACGGAAGACAAAAGTATTAAGGGGTATGTTTCATCGGCTTACATCTCCAATAGGCCATCGATTGTCAAGGATACAAATAAGCCTGTGATTTCAGGGGCTGCCGGTAAATCGATTCCATTCAACTCAACCTTCAATCCTAAAACCGGCATAAAGGCGAAGGATGATAAAGATGGTGACTTAACGAGTGCCATACGTGTTGAAGGTAAGGTGGATACCAAGAAAGTGGGCGCCTATAATTTGACTTATACGGTAGCTGACAAGGCTGGGAATGTTGCCAAGGTCACAAGGAAAATAACCGTTTATGATCAAGTCAAGCCAGTGATTTCAGGTGCCGGGAATAAAACCATCAAACTTAATTCTTCATTCAATCCAAAAACGAACGTGAGTGCCAAGGATAATGCCGATGGCAACTTGACTAGTAAAATCAAAGTGACGGGTACAGTCAATACGAAGAAAAAGGGGACCTATACATTGAAGTATACGGTCACCGATTCATCGAAAAATGCAGCGACAGTCACAAGGAAGATCACGATAGATGGCACCAAGCCAGTCATCTCGGGAGCCAATAGTAAAACCGTTGGCTATTATTCGACTTTTAACCCTAAATCAGGTGTTTCTGCAAAAGATAACCTGGATGGCAACATGACAAGTAAAATCAAAGTGACAGGTACGGTGAATACGAAGAAAAAGGGAACGTATACATTAAAGTATACAATCACTGATTCATCGAAAAATACTGCGACAGTCACAAGAAAAATTACGGTAGACGGCACCAAGCCGGTCATTTCCGGTGCCAAAAGCAAAACCATTGCCTATAACTCGACATTCAATCCTAAATCAGGTGTATCTGCGAAAGATAATCTTGATGGAAGTTTAACAAGTAAGATCAAAATAACAGGTACGGTGAATACGAAGAAAAAAGGTACCTATACATTGACTTACACAGTTACGGATAAATCGAAGAACAAGGCAGAAGTAAAAAGGAAAATCACAGTTAAATAG
- a CDS encoding uroporphyrinogen-III synthase has product MSKLNGRTVALLGARKTEELSKIVQNLGGVPLVRPAQGTVFLDDSHLEEDVTRLMEGEFDWIILTTGVGTELLYKTAVKMEAGDRFVEALKSMKIAARGYKTVNMLKKLGLQPLIRDDDGSTAGLVRNLEGHLPGGVKVALQLHGDPAPLLMNWLDEQKVEHKEILPYEHIPPEKETMQQLIQELLEGKIDSVVFTSAPQPRNLMRFVREQGVEDKIADLFASDVIALAVGKVTAQVVIDEGIERVIYPEDQRMGSAMVELVKYYQGMASR; this is encoded by the coding sequence ATGAGTAAGCTTAATGGCAGGACCGTTGCTTTATTGGGAGCAAGGAAGACGGAAGAACTTAGTAAAATCGTTCAAAATCTTGGGGGAGTCCCGCTCGTTCGCCCGGCACAGGGGACGGTATTCCTTGATGATTCCCATTTGGAAGAGGATGTCACCCGGTTGATGGAAGGGGAGTTCGATTGGATTATCCTCACGACGGGAGTAGGGACGGAATTATTATATAAAACGGCCGTGAAGATGGAAGCGGGAGATCGTTTCGTAGAAGCCTTGAAGTCTATGAAAATTGCAGCTAGGGGTTATAAAACGGTGAATATGCTGAAAAAGCTTGGCCTGCAGCCATTAATCCGTGATGATGATGGCAGTACGGCAGGTCTTGTTCGCAATCTGGAAGGTCATCTGCCAGGAGGTGTAAAGGTCGCTTTGCAGCTTCACGGCGATCCGGCGCCACTTTTGATGAACTGGTTGGATGAACAAAAAGTGGAGCATAAAGAAATTCTGCCATATGAACATATACCGCCCGAAAAAGAAACGATGCAGCAGCTGATCCAAGAACTCCTTGAAGGCAAAATCGATTCGGTTGTGTTCACGAGTGCACCCCAGCCGCGAAATTTAATGAGATTTGTCCGTGAACAAGGCGTGGAGGATAAGATAGCCGACCTGTTTGCATCAGATGTAATTGCTCTTGCGGTCGGAAAGGTAACGGCGCAGGTGGTAATCGATGAAGGAATCGAGCGGGTCATTTATCCTGAAGATCAACGGATGGGCAGTGCAATGGTGGAGCTGGTGAAATATTATCAGGGAATGGCAAGCAGATAG
- a CDS encoding DedA family protein, with protein MDMVKDLISNYGYFAIYGLLAIGIIGLPVPDEFMMTFVGYLSSISVLNVQGAFLVSFLGSITGMLFSYFIGKKVGKPFLRKYGKWIKMTPARLEKLEKWFNKYGPWTIIIAYFIPGVRHFASYISGMNGMGKRKYFIFAGAGAFSWCLVFTTFGYFIGVLT; from the coding sequence ATGGATATGGTAAAGGATTTAATATCAAACTATGGTTATTTCGCGATATATGGGCTGTTGGCCATTGGGATTATTGGCTTGCCGGTTCCTGATGAGTTCATGATGACTTTTGTCGGCTATTTGTCATCCATTTCCGTTTTGAATGTCCAGGGAGCATTCCTTGTCAGTTTCCTTGGATCGATAACCGGGATGCTTTTCAGTTATTTCATCGGGAAAAAGGTAGGGAAGCCTTTTTTGAGGAAGTATGGTAAGTGGATCAAAATGACCCCTGCAAGGTTGGAAAAATTGGAGAAATGGTTCAATAAATACGGTCCTTGGACCATTATCATAGCCTATTTCATCCCAGGAGTCCGTCACTTCGCCAGTTACATTTCCGGTATGAATGGAATGGGGAAACGAAAGTACTTTATCTTTGCCGGAGCAGGGGCTTTCAGCTGGTGTTTGGTATTTACGACTTTTGGCTATTTCATTGGAGTGTTAACTTAA
- the lepB gene encoding signal peptidase I, which yields MENRKEVFSWIKAILIAVILAFLIRTYIFAPIVVDGESMMPTLQDHERIVLTKFGTNIDNIDRFDIVVFHATVDKDYIKRVIGLPGDHIEYKDDTLYINGKAYEEPYLDKYKNQMAGVPLTESFKLEDITGSMTVPEDQLFLMGDNRQNSLDSREIGTISVDEIVGKANLVYWPINEIKIVK from the coding sequence TTGGAAAATAGAAAAGAAGTTTTTTCATGGATAAAAGCGATATTGATTGCAGTCATTCTAGCTTTTTTAATTCGAACGTATATTTTTGCACCGATTGTCGTGGACGGTGAGTCAATGATGCCGACTCTGCAAGACCACGAGAGAATTGTTCTTACCAAGTTTGGAACGAATATCGATAATATCGACCGGTTTGATATTGTCGTTTTTCATGCGACGGTAGATAAAGATTATATAAAAAGGGTTATCGGTCTGCCAGGTGACCATATTGAATATAAAGATGATACGCTTTATATTAATGGGAAAGCTTATGAAGAACCATACTTGGACAAATATAAGAATCAGATGGCAGGGGTGCCGCTGACTGAATCCTTCAAGCTCGAAGATATTACAGGCAGCATGACTGTGCCGGAAGATCAGCTGTTCCTTATGGGGGACAATCGCCAAAATAGTTTGGATAGCCGTGAAATCGGCACGATATCCGTCGATGAAATTGTAGGCAAGGCGAATCTAGTGTATTGGCCGATCAATGAAATAAAGATTGTGAAATAA
- the cobA gene encoding uroporphyrinogen-III C-methyltransferase produces the protein MTKGKVYFVGAGPGDVGLITVKGQKAIEKADVILYDRLLNPKLLEAATLDCELIYCGKTPYTTGISQGEINELLVSKALAGQRVVRLKGGDPAVFGRVGEEAESLKDEGIPFEVIPGVTSSIAASMYSGVPVTHRDYGHSFAMVTGHDRTKKDIDWNGLVKSIDTVAFYMGVANLPYIRENLINHGKPGNTPALVIQWGTYGRQESVEGTLDDIVERVSERSLGNPAITLVGDIISLRGKLQWFEKKPLYGQRFLVARTGTAKSSLAEALHELGGEVIEFPKWNAAKVKIEESQLLSFLSYDRILFTSPESVHGFLDSLTEHAIDFRQISSKLYVLSRKSKKALQQRGLMAELKYEMAEAGTLLVVGDRNRDQRDPAHGDGDYFQSIDKFVDERFLEILPRMLEGKAVGTVLFSNRHSVDMLMQYGNKADVDVEGLLNQASIGVIGESTGNRLKDYGFTLDMMPNEPSVEQLVELIVNRNVF, from the coding sequence ATGACCAAGGGCAAGGTTTATTTTGTTGGTGCAGGTCCGGGTGATGTGGGCCTGATTACCGTAAAAGGCCAAAAAGCGATTGAAAAAGCGGACGTCATTTTATATGATAGATTGCTAAATCCCAAACTGTTGGAGGCTGCCACCCTCGATTGTGAATTGATATATTGTGGAAAGACACCTTATACTACTGGCATCAGCCAAGGGGAAATCAATGAGCTGCTTGTTTCCAAAGCACTGGCAGGGCAGCGGGTCGTCCGTTTGAAAGGCGGTGACCCTGCCGTTTTTGGAAGAGTCGGGGAGGAAGCGGAATCGTTGAAAGATGAGGGAATCCCATTCGAAGTCATTCCGGGGGTTACGTCCAGCATTGCCGCATCCATGTATTCAGGAGTCCCCGTCACGCATCGGGATTACGGACACTCCTTTGCGATGGTGACGGGCCATGACCGAACGAAGAAGGATATAGATTGGAACGGGCTTGTGAAAAGTATAGATACGGTCGCTTTTTATATGGGTGTGGCCAATCTTCCTTATATCCGTGAAAATTTGATCAATCATGGAAAGCCGGGGAACACACCGGCACTCGTCATTCAATGGGGCACATATGGAAGACAGGAAAGTGTCGAGGGGACCTTGGATGATATCGTCGAAAGGGTAAGTGAAAGATCGCTTGGCAATCCTGCGATCACCTTGGTCGGGGATATCATTTCACTAAGGGGAAAACTGCAATGGTTCGAAAAGAAGCCACTATATGGACAGCGGTTTTTAGTGGCCCGGACCGGAACGGCAAAGAGTTCCTTGGCAGAGGCCCTGCATGAACTTGGCGGCGAAGTCATCGAGTTTCCTAAATGGAATGCGGCAAAAGTGAAAATAGAAGAAAGTCAGCTGCTCTCTTTTCTTTCGTATGATCGAATACTCTTCACTTCGCCCGAAAGTGTCCATGGATTCTTGGATTCACTCACAGAACATGCAATTGATTTCCGCCAGATTTCTTCGAAACTTTATGTGTTATCAAGAAAATCGAAAAAGGCTTTACAGCAACGGGGACTGATGGCAGAGCTCAAATACGAGATGGCGGAAGCCGGAACACTGTTGGTTGTTGGAGATCGAAACAGAGATCAAAGAGATCCGGCTCATGGGGACGGAGACTATTTTCAATCAATCGATAAATTTGTCGATGAAAGATTCCTTGAAATCCTTCCGAGAATGCTGGAGGGGAAAGCTGTTGGGACGGTACTTTTTTCGAATCGGCATTCAGTTGATATGCTGATGCAATATGGGAACAAGGCAGACGTGGATGTTGAAGGGCTTCTAAATCAAGCCTCCATCGGGGTAATCGGGGAAAGTACCGGCAATAGACTTAAAGACTATGGATTTACATTGGATATGATGCCCAATGAACCGTCTGTCGAACAATTGGTGGAGTTGATCGTGAATAGGAATGTTTTTTAG
- the dat gene encoding D-amino-acid transaminase, protein MGKIIFKGDLKSRSEVKVDIEDRGYQFGDGVYEVIRVYNGELFAGDMHLNRLMDSAKLIQMKVPFTAAEIKTRMKDLIAEDHLRDGIVYMQLTRGVSPRTHSFPTAEVEPVFVAYTKEMPYTGKMKPGVKAVTTDDIRWLRCNIKSLNLLGNIMAKQQAAEAGCDEAIQHREGTVTEGSSSNVSIVVDGQLKTHPATNLILNGITRQVMLKLCADHGIPYVEEAFTVEDMMAADEVLYTSTSVEVTPIINIDGQSIAAGEPGPITQRLQKLFSEEIEKQCGSIK, encoded by the coding sequence ATGGGAAAAATCATTTTTAAAGGCGACCTTAAAAGCAGGTCCGAAGTAAAGGTAGATATTGAAGACCGGGGATACCAATTCGGTGACGGCGTCTATGAAGTCATTCGGGTTTATAATGGCGAGTTATTTGCGGGGGATATGCATCTGAACCGGCTGATGGACAGTGCGAAGTTGATTCAGATGAAAGTTCCTTTTACAGCAGCGGAAATCAAAACCCGCATGAAAGACCTGATCGCTGAAGATCATCTGAGGGACGGTATCGTCTATATGCAGCTGACAAGGGGAGTATCTCCGCGTACACACTCTTTTCCAACTGCAGAGGTGGAACCGGTCTTTGTTGCCTATACCAAGGAAATGCCTTATACAGGAAAAATGAAGCCAGGGGTCAAGGCTGTTACCACTGACGATATACGCTGGCTGCGCTGTAATATCAAGAGTTTAAATCTACTTGGTAATATAATGGCTAAACAGCAAGCGGCCGAAGCCGGCTGTGATGAAGCGATCCAGCATCGTGAAGGTACGGTGACGGAGGGTAGTTCGTCAAATGTCTCAATCGTGGTGGATGGGCAACTTAAAACGCATCCGGCCACAAACTTGATCCTGAATGGAATTACCCGTCAGGTGATGCTGAAACTTTGCGCGGATCATGGGATTCCCTATGTCGAAGAAGCCTTCACGGTCGAGGACATGATGGCAGCCGACGAAGTCCTTTATACAAGCACTAGCGTCGAAGTGACACCAATTATTAATATCGATGGCCAATCGATAGCAGCCGGGGAACCCGGTCCGATAACTCAAAGACTGCAGAAGCTGTTTTCCGAGGAAATCGAGAAGCAATGCGGTTCCATTAAATAG
- a CDS encoding MATE family efflux transporter has translation MNNRMYLSLAIPLTISTMSTPLLGAVDTAVVGKLSDPAYIGGVAVGTIIFNTMYWLFGFLRVSTSAFAAQAEGARDEKQSLMALVRPFLIAAIIGLLFIVIQKPILNVSLGAIGPESDVSAFAADYFGIRIWGAPFALLNYVILGWLIGKSRIKTSLFIQVFMNVINIVLCLVFVNGFSWSVSGVAAASLISEIAAFFLGLWVIRKAVNVPDSFSFREGFDRASLKKMMVVNRDLFIRTICLITVFNLFTAKGATFGTETLAANAVLIQIHYLMAYCFDGFANASSLLVGKAIGSRDINLYKKTLSLSARWGLYASVILAASYYLFSDEVILLFTDIPGVIELAHEYGLWIVLFPFSAFIGLIFYGVFTGATEAVPVRNSMLLALLAFLIVQFSAVSNHGNHGLWLAFLAFSLGRSVFLALYIPRLNRKVTKLMDADSLMKSSSF, from the coding sequence ATGAATAACAGAATGTATCTTTCCTTGGCCATCCCGCTTACGATTTCCACGATGAGTACGCCCTTGCTCGGTGCGGTCGATACGGCTGTGGTTGGAAAGTTGAGCGATCCCGCCTATATTGGCGGGGTGGCTGTTGGAACCATTATTTTTAATACGATGTATTGGCTTTTTGGTTTTCTTCGGGTCAGTACATCTGCCTTCGCTGCACAAGCGGAGGGGGCAAGGGATGAAAAGCAAAGCCTGATGGCCTTGGTTCGGCCTTTTTTGATAGCAGCGATCATCGGTCTTCTTTTTATCGTGATCCAAAAGCCCATTTTGAATGTTTCGTTAGGTGCAATCGGTCCTGAATCGGACGTTTCCGCCTTTGCCGCAGACTATTTCGGCATCCGGATATGGGGTGCACCTTTTGCATTATTGAACTATGTCATCTTAGGCTGGTTAATCGGGAAATCCAGGATAAAAACATCTTTGTTCATCCAAGTTTTCATGAACGTGATCAATATAGTCTTATGCCTCGTTTTTGTAAATGGCTTTTCATGGTCTGTATCAGGGGTTGCTGCCGCTTCATTGATATCAGAGATTGCCGCGTTTTTCCTGGGCTTGTGGGTGATCCGGAAAGCGGTCAACGTACCGGATTCATTTTCATTCCGGGAGGGGTTCGATCGGGCTTCCCTGAAAAAAATGATGGTGGTCAACAGGGATTTATTCATCAGGACCATTTGCCTGATCACGGTTTTCAATCTTTTTACAGCCAAGGGAGCCACTTTCGGGACAGAGACACTGGCGGCAAATGCCGTACTTATTCAAATCCATTACCTGATGGCCTATTGCTTTGATGGCTTCGCGAATGCATCAAGTCTTCTGGTCGGGAAGGCGATTGGTTCGAGAGATATAAACCTTTATAAAAAAACACTCTCACTATCGGCGCGGTGGGGCTTATATGCTTCGGTCATACTTGCCGCATCTTACTATCTATTCAGCGATGAGGTCATTCTCCTTTTCACGGATATTCCCGGTGTCATCGAACTGGCCCATGAATATGGACTTTGGATAGTGTTATTCCCATTCAGTGCCTTTATCGGACTCATTTTTTATGGAGTGTTCACCGGTGCGACTGAAGCCGTTCCAGTAAGGAACTCGATGCTTCTTGCACTATTGGCTTTTTTGATTGTCCAATTCTCAGCGGTCAGCAATCATGGCAATCATGGATTATGGCTAGCATTCCTGGCTTTCAGTTTAGGACGTTCCGTGTTTTTAGCATTATACATCCCGAGGCTAAACCGAAAAGTAACAAAGCTTATGGATGCCGATAGTTTAATGAAATCATCCTCTTTTTAA
- a CDS encoding DnaJ family domain-containing protein: MGKEHGHVNWMDQIFKEYERDGGLKNNPGFGKPLPESALSGNIYDNFLTKAKDAGYLPLWIKWQKEIREELSGLVRLKKMNGPESEIMKRIDEINEKVRTYNAICPAKMQRREIELESIDIQYEKWK; this comes from the coding sequence ATGGGCAAAGAACACGGGCATGTAAACTGGATGGATCAGATTTTTAAGGAATATGAACGTGACGGCGGGTTGAAGAATAATCCTGGCTTTGGAAAACCGCTTCCGGAGTCGGCGTTATCGGGAAATATATATGACAATTTCTTGACAAAGGCCAAGGATGCCGGCTACCTTCCGCTTTGGATAAAATGGCAAAAAGAAATTCGGGAAGAGCTATCCGGATTGGTTCGATTGAAAAAAATGAATGGACCTGAATCTGAAATAATGAAACGAATTGATGAAATAAATGAGAAAGTCCGTACATATAATGCGATTTGTCCAGCCAAAATGCAGCGCAGGGAAATAGAGTTGGAAAGCATCGATATCCAATATGAAAAATGGAAGTAA
- the pepV gene encoding dipeptidase PepV, with product MSELNWREEVEKRKMDLLLDTQNLLKIKSVLDEEHPTEEAPFGKGVKEALEFMLQLGEKDGFTVKNVDNVAGHIEMGEGEELIGILCHVDVVPEGDGWSSDPFGAEIRNGRIYARGAIDDKGPTMAAYHAMKLVRELGEPLNKRVRMIIGTDEESNWRCVDRYFEVEEMPSIGFAPDADFPIISAEKGIWDFSVIHPADAGNGTNSDVNVIEFSSGRRTNMVPDFATAIVEAANPAEVAANYQDYLQKYSLRGQAVPQKNQVLLEMNGVSAHAMEPKNGRNAGLYLAAFLADLTLDPHAKAYFTFIKGRLFEDSRGNNLGVAYSDEQTGELTLNAGVFNYSKQGDSSIGFSMRYPVTFEWEQQKAALEERLAAYNLKVKTNSHSTPHFVDSESFLIKTLQEVYEAETGDKAELLSIGGGTYARSLKEGVAFGPLFPGSEDIAHQKDEYIDIEDMLKATSIYARAIHELAK from the coding sequence TTGAGTGAATTGAATTGGCGAGAAGAAGTTGAAAAACGGAAAATGGACTTATTACTGGATACTCAAAACTTATTGAAAATAAAAAGTGTACTGGATGAGGAACATCCTACAGAGGAGGCCCCATTCGGTAAAGGGGTGAAGGAAGCACTGGAATTCATGCTTCAATTAGGAGAAAAAGACGGTTTTACTGTGAAAAATGTCGATAATGTCGCTGGTCATATTGAAATGGGTGAAGGCGAGGAGTTAATTGGGATATTATGCCATGTGGACGTGGTACCTGAGGGAGATGGCTGGAGTTCGGATCCGTTCGGCGCTGAAATCCGCAATGGCCGCATATATGCTCGCGGGGCAATCGATGATAAAGGGCCGACGATGGCTGCTTATCATGCGATGAAGCTGGTCCGGGAGCTAGGAGAACCTTTGAACAAACGTGTGAGGATGATCATTGGAACCGATGAAGAATCGAACTGGCGCTGCGTTGACCGGTACTTTGAAGTGGAGGAAATGCCCTCGATCGGCTTCGCACCAGATGCTGATTTCCCGATCATCAGTGCGGAAAAAGGAATCTGGGATTTCTCGGTTATACACCCTGCCGATGCAGGAAATGGCACGAACTCAGACGTGAATGTCATCGAATTTTCTTCAGGTCGAAGGACGAATATGGTACCGGATTTTGCTACGGCCATTGTGGAAGCGGCCAACCCTGCTGAAGTGGCGGCAAACTATCAGGATTATTTGCAAAAATACTCATTGAGAGGCCAAGCCGTTCCGCAAAAAAATCAAGTGCTGCTTGAAATGAATGGTGTTTCGGCACACGCAATGGAACCGAAAAATGGAAGAAATGCAGGTCTCTATTTAGCAGCATTTTTAGCTGATCTTACTCTTGATCCGCATGCGAAAGCCTACTTCACTTTCATTAAGGGTCGTTTGTTTGAAGATTCCCGCGGAAATAATTTAGGTGTGGCTTATTCGGATGAACAAACAGGTGAACTGACGCTCAATGCTGGCGTTTTCAATTATTCAAAACAAGGGGACAGCTCGATCGGTTTCAGTATGCGATATCCAGTGACGTTTGAGTGGGAACAGCAAAAGGCGGCATTGGAAGAAAGACTTGCGGCATATAATTTGAAAGTGAAGACCAATTCGCATTCGACTCCACATTTTGTGGACAGTGAAAGCTTCTTGATTAAGACCTTGCAGGAAGTTTATGAAGCGGAGACAGGTGACAAAGCAGAACTCCTTTCGATTGGGGGCGGCACCTACGCCCGTTCATTGAAAGAAGGCGTAGCATTCGGCCCGCTTTTCCCTGGAAGCGAAGACATTGCGCATCAGAAAGATGAATATATTGATATTGAAGATATGCTTAAGGCAACGTCCATTTATGCACGTGCCATTCATGAATTGGCTAAATAA
- a CDS encoding SDR family NAD(P)-dependent oxidoreductase, giving the protein MGRLTDKVAIITGGASGMGREMVDLFTKEGAQVIAADINEKAVAVVNELDNVHGAVLDVSSDESWKKMTDEVIAKFGKIDILINNAGISTEKGINDTSLADWQLMLSINGFGPFLGMKHVVPYMAKEGKGAVVNISSFTAQIGMGLNSYSASKGAVRAISKAAATQYGRMGVRVNAVFPGIIETPMTQKLEESKELVNQMIKATPLQRLGQPADIANAVLYLASDDASYVTGAELVIDGGYSAQ; this is encoded by the coding sequence ATGGGAAGATTGACTGATAAAGTAGCCATTATCACAGGCGGAGCATCTGGTATGGGAAGGGAAATGGTTGACCTATTCACAAAAGAAGGAGCACAAGTCATTGCTGCTGATATCAATGAAAAAGCTGTAGCTGTTGTGAATGAATTGGATAACGTCCATGGAGCTGTACTTGATGTATCTTCAGACGAAAGCTGGAAAAAAATGACCGATGAAGTTATCGCTAAATTTGGCAAGATCGACATTTTGATTAACAATGCCGGTATATCAACGGAAAAAGGCATTAACGATACGTCATTGGCCGATTGGCAGCTAATGTTAAGCATCAATGGATTTGGACCATTCCTTGGAATGAAACACGTTGTTCCTTACATGGCTAAAGAAGGTAAAGGCGCAGTCGTGAACATTTCTTCCTTTACTGCTCAAATCGGAATGGGCTTAAACTCTTATTCTGCTTCAAAAGGTGCCGTTCGTGCTATTTCCAAGGCTGCCGCAACGCAATATGGCCGCATGGGTGTCCGTGTCAATGCCGTATTCCCTGGTATCATCGAAACACCGATGACTCAAAAATTAGAAGAGTCAAAAGAGTTAGTGAACCAAATGATCAAGGCAACTCCATTACAACGCTTGGGTCAGCCGGCGGATATTGCAAATGCCGTGCTTTATCTAGCATCCGATGACGCTTCATACGTAACTGGTGCCGAGCTTGTCATCGACGGTGGATACTCAGCTCAATAA